A genomic segment from Lutibacter sp. A80 encodes:
- a CDS encoding LytTR family DNA-binding domain-containing protein → MRYLNIYIVEDEPLIAATIKAALLKQGYNVVGDAEDVITALKDIAILQPDLILVDIQLDGSKDGVDLAQELDKQQTPYLYLTSQTDPETIQRVKNTQPLGYIVKPFTEHSLRSNIELAWHTYEVENAGFLIIKSEGRTYKINQSSILYLKAFDNYCYIYTTTRSYLVPHTLKYMSEKLNETLFIQTHRSYWVNISHIDGVENNKLFLKTEPIPLSNSQKNIVMDKIKNT, encoded by the coding sequence TTGAGATATTTAAATATATATATTGTTGAAGATGAACCTTTAATTGCTGCTACTATTAAAGCCGCCTTATTAAAGCAAGGTTACAATGTGGTAGGTGATGCCGAAGATGTTATAACCGCACTAAAAGATATTGCAATATTACAACCAGATTTAATTCTTGTAGATATTCAATTAGATGGAAGTAAAGATGGTGTTGATTTAGCTCAGGAACTAGACAAGCAACAAACCCCTTATTTATACCTTACCTCACAAACAGATCCAGAAACTATACAACGTGTTAAAAATACCCAACCTTTAGGTTATATTGTAAAACCTTTTACCGAGCATAGTTTACGTAGTAATATTGAATTAGCTTGGCACACTTATGAGGTAGAAAATGCAGGCTTTTTAATTATTAAATCAGAAGGGCGTACCTATAAAATTAACCAAAGTAGCATATTATACTTAAAAGCTTTTGACAATTATTGTTATATTTATACTACTACCAGATCTTACCTTGTTCCACACACATTAAAGTATATGTCTGAAAAATTAAACGAGACCTTATTTATACAAACGCATCGTTCTTATTGGGTAAATATTAGTCATATTGATGGTGTGGAGAACAACAAACTTTTTTTAAAAACAGAACCTATTCCATTAAGTAATTCTCAAAAAAATATAGTAATGGATAAAATAAAAAACACCTAG
- a CDS encoding histidine kinase dimerization/phosphoacceptor domain -containing protein, producing the protein MKQLYLLLLLPVFMFSNNSVEKDELKIANDSIKSVKVEVQEYIDFAWDYIMKGNDSALIFIEKAMALSKQKNYAIGEAITFETEGMYYEIVKSDYTLASQLYFKGIEVCETNNLEYASSIYHTLGVMFHQSDSYVKALKYFTIAHNLATESNDSILIKMCLINLGSVNSSLENFDTAIDFMEESLAFKINIRQDLDYSTYCNLGNLYVKQEKYDKALPYLLKATEQHPDNFNSEINLHFLLQLKALTKDTTGMKPILRRAKVASINAVRLRERSLLLRTLADYYKSTENYKEAIKYRDEYITAFEEIKEKQRDETVYELETKYETEQKDAQLHLLKVESEKKEQQKQLYFIMAISGLLIASILGFTVKKNIQKNATLAKQKKLLEAALNEKNTLLKEVHHRVKNSFQIVSSLLYLQSENSEDKEAKIAIKEAENRVRSMVLVHQKLYNKDELVGIDTKEYITDLVKDIIDSHHFKEEKIKYELNIVSLVLDIETITPIGLILNELIINCLKHAFKEEKKGSKIIVSFTEDNNKLLLTVKDNGKGFEGEIKSSSFGITLMKALSKKLKATLQYNSKVGIGTEATLNIKKFNIL; encoded by the coding sequence ATGAAGCAATTATACCTATTACTTCTTTTACCTGTATTTATGTTTTCTAATAATTCTGTTGAAAAGGACGAATTAAAAATAGCAAACGATAGTATTAAAAGCGTAAAAGTAGAAGTACAAGAATATATTGATTTTGCTTGGGATTATATTATGAAGGGGAATGATAGTGCTTTAATTTTTATTGAAAAAGCAATGGCGCTTTCTAAACAAAAAAACTACGCCATTGGTGAAGCAATTACTTTTGAAACTGAGGGAATGTATTACGAAATTGTAAAATCTGATTATACCTTAGCAAGTCAATTATATTTTAAAGGTATTGAGGTTTGCGAAACTAATAATTTAGAATATGCATCTTCAATCTATCATACATTAGGTGTTATGTTTCATCAATCAGATAGTTATGTAAAAGCATTAAAGTATTTTACCATTGCACATAATTTAGCAACAGAATCTAATGACTCTATTCTTATTAAAATGTGTTTAATAAATCTTGGAAGTGTTAATTCTTCATTAGAAAATTTTGATACTGCTATTGATTTTATGGAGGAAAGTTTAGCGTTTAAGATAAATATACGACAAGACCTTGATTATTCTACCTATTGCAATTTAGGTAACTTATATGTAAAACAAGAAAAATATGATAAAGCTTTGCCTTATTTACTTAAAGCTACAGAACAGCATCCAGATAATTTTAATTCGGAAATAAATCTTCATTTTTTACTTCAATTAAAAGCTCTTACTAAAGATACTACTGGTATGAAACCTATTTTAAGAAGAGCAAAAGTTGCTTCTATAAATGCTGTACGTTTAAGAGAGCGAAGTTTATTATTAAGAACCTTGGCAGATTATTATAAATCTACAGAAAATTATAAAGAAGCCATTAAATATAGAGATGAATATATAACTGCTTTTGAAGAAATTAAAGAAAAACAACGAGATGAAACAGTATATGAATTAGAGACAAAGTACGAAACCGAACAAAAAGACGCTCAATTACATTTATTAAAAGTAGAATCTGAAAAAAAAGAACAGCAAAAGCAACTATATTTTATTATGGCAATTTCGGGTTTGCTAATTGCAAGTATTCTTGGTTTTACAGTGAAAAAAAATATTCAGAAAAATGCTACTCTAGCCAAACAAAAGAAATTGTTAGAAGCCGCTTTAAACGAAAAGAACACTTTATTAAAAGAAGTGCATCATCGTGTAAAAAACAGTTTTCAAATTGTTTCGTCATTACTCTATCTTCAATCTGAAAACAGTGAAGATAAAGAAGCTAAAATAGCAATTAAAGAAGCCGAAAACCGAGTAAGATCTATGGTTTTGGTACATCAAAAATTATATAATAAAGATGAATTAGTTGGTATTGACACCAAAGAATATATTACCGATTTAGTAAAAGATATTATTGACAGTCACCACTTTAAAGAAGAAAAAATTAAGTACGAATTAAATATAGTATCTTTAGTTTTAGATATTGAAACTATTACTCCTATTGGATTAATATTAAACGAGCTGATTATAAACTGCTTAAAACATGCGTTTAAAGAAGAAAAAAAGGGAAGTAAAATAATTGTAAGTTTTACTGAAGATAATAACAAATTGTTGTTAACGGTTAAAGATAACGGAAAAGGATTTGAAGGTGAAATTAAAAGCTCGTCGTTTGGTATTACATTAATGAAAGCCTTGTCTAAAAAACTAAAAGCAACATTGCAGTATAACTCTAAAGTAGGTATTGGTACAGAGGCAACTCTAAATATCAAAAAATTTAATATTTTATAA